One Pomacea canaliculata isolate SZHN2017 linkage group LG9, ASM307304v1, whole genome shotgun sequence DNA segment encodes these proteins:
- the LOC112572917 gene encoding cysteine-rich DPF motif domain-containing protein 1-like: MATNVSSAAEKSKQFTCKLCDFSIEYHYFGTKPPFAKAVVLLEECYIMKDPFSTTGGFITIGGICSVCGINVCMSNDCSLFYTRRFCIPCVLKHVKEFPKEIQQEVERKRQER; the protein is encoded by the exons ATGGCTACCAATGTTTCGTCTGCAGCGgagaaaagcaaacaatttaCTTGTAAACTTTGTGATTTTTCCATAGAGTATCACTACTTTGGTACAAAGCCTCCCTTTGCAAAAGCCGTAGT GTTGTTGGAGGAGTGCTATATTATGAAAGATCCCTTTTCCACTACTGGTGGATTCATCACAATAGGCGGCATATGTTCAGTGTGTGGTATAAATGTATGCATGTCAAAT GACTGTAGTTTGTTCTACACAAGACGTTTCTGCATTCCTTGTGTCTTGAAACATGTTAAGGAATTTCCAAAAGAAATACAGCAG GAGGTTGAGCGCAAGCGTCAAGAAAGGTGA
- the LOC112571979 gene encoding YY1-associated factor 2-like produces MEEKRSSGRSKRQPKVLDEGFWDCSVCTYKNSPEAYKCEMCDVRKGTSTRKPRINPQLVAQQVAQQFAPPPKKERSNHERKEKKQKNDEKHKGPPRLKNVDRSKASHMSVTVGNVTVIVTDYQPKTDVRSSDSHISSDASDTNSSTAPHDLNLDSPAADASTN; encoded by the exons ATGGAGGAAAAACGAAGTTCTGGAAG GTCCAAACGGCAGCCTAAGGTACTGGACGAAGGCTTTTGGGACTGTTCCGTATGTACCTACAAAAACTCGCCAGAAGCTTACAAATGCGAGATGTGTGATGTGCGAAAAGGAACATCAACAAG GAAGCCTAGAATCAACCCCCAGCTTGTGGCTCAGCAGGTAGCACAGCAGTTTGCTCCTCCACCAAAGAAGGAGCGAAGTAATCATGAACgtaaagagaagaaacaaaaaaatgacgAGAAACACAAAGG GCCACCTCGATTGAAGAATGTAGACAGAAGCAAGGCATCTCACATGAGCGTAACAGTGGGGAACGTAACAGTCATTGTTACAGACTACCAGCCCAAGACAGATGTTCGTTCATCAGACAGTCACATTTCCTCTGATGCATCAGATACTAATTCTTCCACAGCACCCCATGACCTTAACTTAGACTCACCAGCTGCTGATGCCAGTACCAACTGA